A genome region from Chryseobacterium sp. G0186 includes the following:
- a CDS encoding TonB-dependent receptor plug domain-containing protein: MVAKLTTFQLHKIVFTALVLASQFLFSQAKKKDSIKEETIKTVNIYKKNFKEIVPAQVLQGEELERLNSHSVADALRYFSGVQIKDYGGMGGMKTVNIRSMGSQHVGVFYDGIQLGNVQNGMVDLGRYSLDDLEEISLYNGQKSEIFQPAKDFGSSGSIYLQPKTPVFTGTKKTNLLMRAKSASIDLFNPSFRLEQKISKRISASLSAEFLQSDGLYKFRYTRKYPNGETATDTISKRYDSDIKAKRFETSINGTLNNGSWNVRGYGYISDRGIPAPIVKFRFKGRGARMLDENYFVQANFRKKLFPKLETQLKAKFAYDYTHFNDTVLSQSVYPAKNTYIQREVYLSSSNIYSVNSNWDISLSGDFQYNNLDADLRDFTYPTRYTTLVALATTYQWNRFKFLGSLLGTFTFEEVQRNKRPDDRREWTPAFFMSYQPAAIPELTLRAFYKKIFRLPTFNDLYYTNIGSTYLEPEFTYQHDIGFTYQKKYNNTLFKGFYIKVDGYYNKVKDKIVAVPTVNMFRWMMVNLGKVEIIGADVNVQAEMMLGKVKIRPLLSYTYQSAKDKTFNGDGIIPADTFYGEQIPYTPWHSGSFTLMADYKDWSFNYSAIYVGKRYDGQQDNIQYNFVQPWYTHDLSVQKKFNLAGHLFKINVEMNNVFNQYYDVVQNYPMPGRNFKLTLNFTL, encoded by the coding sequence ATGGTGGCAAAACTGACTACATTTCAACTTCATAAAATTGTTTTCACCGCATTGGTGTTAGCATCTCAATTCTTGTTTTCTCAAGCCAAGAAAAAAGACAGCATTAAGGAAGAAACCATTAAGACTGTCAATATTTACAAAAAGAACTTTAAGGAAATAGTTCCGGCCCAGGTTTTACAGGGCGAAGAGCTTGAACGGCTAAACAGCCATTCTGTGGCCGACGCATTACGGTATTTCTCAGGAGTCCAGATCAAGGACTATGGCGGAATGGGCGGAATGAAGACCGTTAATATCCGAAGTATGGGAAGCCAGCACGTTGGTGTTTTCTATGATGGAATCCAACTGGGTAATGTTCAAAACGGTATGGTCGATTTGGGAAGGTATTCTTTGGATGATCTGGAAGAAATTTCTTTGTACAATGGTCAGAAAAGTGAAATTTTTCAGCCTGCAAAAGACTTCGGTTCATCGGGATCTATTTATTTACAGCCCAAAACACCGGTTTTCACAGGAACCAAGAAGACCAATCTTCTGATGAGGGCAAAAAGTGCATCCATTGATTTATTTAACCCCTCTTTTCGTTTAGAGCAAAAGATCTCCAAAAGAATTTCTGCAAGTCTTAGTGCCGAATTTCTGCAGAGTGACGGGCTTTACAAATTCCGTTATACCAGAAAATATCCGAACGGGGAAACGGCTACCGATACCATTTCCAAAAGATACGATTCCGATATTAAGGCAAAACGTTTTGAAACATCCATTAACGGAACCCTCAACAACGGAAGCTGGAATGTGCGTGGTTACGGTTATATTTCGGACCGTGGTATTCCGGCGCCTATTGTAAAGTTTCGTTTCAAAGGAAGAGGAGCGAGAATGCTTGATGAAAATTATTTTGTACAGGCTAATTTCAGAAAGAAGCTATTTCCTAAGCTAGAAACCCAGCTTAAGGCAAAATTCGCTTACGATTATACTCATTTTAATGATACTGTACTATCGCAGTCCGTTTACCCTGCAAAGAATACCTATATTCAACGGGAGGTTTACCTTTCATCATCCAATATTTACTCGGTCAATTCCAATTGGGATATCAGTCTGAGTGGTGATTTTCAGTATAACAATCTGGATGCTGACCTGAGAGATTTTACGTATCCTACACGATATACAACATTGGTAGCCCTGGCAACCACCTATCAATGGAATAGGTTCAAATTTCTGGGAAGCCTGCTGGGGACTTTTACTTTTGAAGAGGTGCAACGAAATAAAAGACCTGATGACAGGCGGGAATGGACTCCTGCATTTTTTATGAGCTATCAGCCTGCTGCCATTCCGGAGCTTACCCTTAGAGCTTTCTATAAAAAGATTTTCAGACTGCCAACCTTTAATGATCTGTATTATACCAATATCGGAAGTACTTATCTGGAACCTGAATTTACCTATCAGCATGACATTGGATTTACTTATCAGAAAAAATATAATAATACCTTATTTAAGGGGTTTTATATCAAAGTAGACGGATATTATAACAAGGTAAAGGATAAGATTGTAGCAGTACCTACCGTCAATATGTTCCGTTGGATGATGGTAAACCTGGGAAAGGTTGAAATTATCGGAGCAGATGTAAATGTACAGGCAGAAATGATGCTTGGAAAAGTAAAAATCAGGCCTTTATTGTCTTATACCTATCAGAGTGCAAAAGATAAGACATTCAATGGTGATGGGATTATCCCTGCAGATACCTTTTATGGTGAACAGATCCCTTACACGCCATGGCACAGCGGCTCTTTTACCCTGATGGCAGATTATAAGGACTGGAGCTTCAATTACAGTGCGATTTATGTTGGAAAACGATATGACGGTCAGCAGGATAATATTCAGTATAATTTTGTTCAGCCTTGGTATACCCATGATCTTTCTGTTCAGAAAAAATTTAATCTGGCCGGGCACCTTTTTAAGATCAATGTTGAAATGAACAATGTTTTTAATCAATATTACGATGTTGTACAAAACTATCCCATGCCGGGAAGAAACTTTAAACTTACTTTAAACTTCACCTTATGA
- a CDS encoding YncE family protein, with product MRKLNLCFLIVALVSLVACRTDEIVIPMEVVDGLAPIENTAIKGFYVLNEGNMGSNKCTLDFFDYTKGTYYRNIYAEINPNVLKELGDVGNDIKIYGSKLYIVVNVSNTIEVLDAKTAKRIKSIHLQNCRYLTFNNGKAYASSYVGPVDINPNAPKGKVVEIDTTSLAIQREVTVGYQPEEMEIVGNQLFVANSGGYMVPNYDRTVSVIDLNNFTETKKLDVAINLHRLKKDNYGDLYVSSRGDYYNIPSNLYLIDAATGAIKKNFHIAVNEMTIVNDKLYFYGNEFNYNTHEYKKTFGIIDVKTEQIISNRIVDPNYEAIIKTPYGIAVNPITEDIYITDARNYVSMGFVYCFDKNGHFKWKTEGGNIPAHFAFLYK from the coding sequence ATGAGAAAGCTAAACCTCTGTTTTTTAATTGTTGCATTGGTTTCTCTTGTTGCCTGCCGTACCGATGAAATTGTGATTCCGATGGAGGTGGTAGATGGGCTTGCGCCTATTGAAAATACTGCTATAAAAGGATTCTACGTATTGAATGAAGGAAATATGGGAAGCAACAAATGTACCCTGGATTTTTTCGACTACACCAAGGGAACCTACTATAGAAATATCTATGCAGAGATCAACCCGAATGTTTTAAAAGAATTGGGGGATGTAGGTAATGATATAAAAATCTATGGAAGCAAGCTCTACATCGTGGTTAATGTTTCCAATACCATCGAAGTTCTTGATGCGAAGACTGCCAAACGCATAAAATCAATTCACCTGCAAAACTGCAGATATCTTACATTCAATAACGGGAAAGCCTATGCCAGCAGCTATGTAGGCCCGGTGGATATTAATCCCAACGCTCCCAAGGGAAAAGTGGTGGAAATTGATACCACCTCGCTTGCCATACAGCGTGAAGTAACCGTAGGATACCAGCCCGAAGAAATGGAAATTGTAGGAAATCAGCTTTTTGTGGCCAATTCCGGAGGATATATGGTTCCGAATTATGATAGAACTGTTTCTGTGATTGATCTGAATAATTTTACAGAAACAAAAAAACTGGATGTTGCCATCAATCTTCACCGCCTTAAAAAAGACAATTATGGTGATCTGTATGTAAGTTCAAGGGGAGATTATTACAACATTCCATCAAATTTATATCTGATTGATGCCGCTACAGGAGCCATAAAGAAAAACTTCCATATTGCGGTCAATGAAATGACGATTGTTAATGATAAACTCTATTTCTACGGGAATGAATTCAACTATAATACCCATGAGTATAAGAAAACATTCGGAATCATTGATGTAAAGACCGAGCAAATCATTTCCAACAGAATTGTGGATCCGAATTATGAAGCCATCATTAAAACACCTTACGGAATTGCTGTAAACCCCATCACCGAAGATATTTACATTACCGATGCCAGAAATTACGTATCAATGGGATTTGTGTATTGCTTTGACAAAAACGGGCACTTTAAGTGGAAAACAGAAGGTGGAAACATCCCTGCCCATTTTGCTTTTTTATATAAATAA
- a CDS encoding cell surface protein — protein MNKRTLNYLTTGLLSLLFAGMITSCKHDDDEQSPPVVTDPTFRGLEPTYTIERFKVLSIPTNASGSFIWSINDSIISNSSELEFISPKANAYPLTLKIGSNGEEKIYHSKIIVTKETVTLSKYIAKVLDFRPAVGQFMNEIPEYIQGNTTTDMIKKANSSLVGSNSTMVSLGGFGGYVVFGFDHTIPNLEGRDFKILGNAFFGNAANDPRSGNCEPGIIMVAYDKNKNGKPDDNEWYEIAGSEYFKNGTVKDYSITYFKPDESKVPVPGSEGWQTDIEYIKWQDNLGNTGFKTKNTFHAQSYYPLWFTDTSYGFRGTRLKDNFYDQSGTGTYWVGKSYDFGYADNAPNNDEASNIDISWAVDQNGKYVKLPGIDFVRVHTGINQEAGWLGEVSTEVAGAYDLHFRNN, from the coding sequence ATGAATAAAAGAACTCTTAATTACTTAACAACCGGGCTTTTGTCTCTTCTATTTGCAGGAATGATAACCTCGTGTAAACATGACGACGATGAGCAATCTCCTCCTGTTGTAACAGACCCTACCTTTAGAGGATTGGAGCCTACATATACCATTGAACGCTTTAAAGTATTAAGTATCCCTACCAATGCTTCCGGAAGTTTTATCTGGAGTATTAATGACTCTATTATTTCTAACAGCTCAGAACTTGAATTCATCAGCCCTAAGGCCAATGCTTATCCTTTAACATTGAAAATTGGAAGTAACGGGGAAGAAAAAATATATCATTCTAAAATCATTGTAACCAAGGAAACCGTAACCCTAAGTAAATATATTGCCAAGGTCCTTGATTTCCGTCCGGCTGTAGGACAGTTTATGAATGAAATTCCCGAATATATTCAAGGGAATACCACAACAGATATGATTAAGAAAGCCAACAGCTCTCTTGTAGGTTCCAATTCTACCATGGTAAGTCTTGGTGGTTTTGGCGGATATGTGGTATTTGGTTTTGATCATACCATACCCAATCTGGAGGGAAGAGACTTTAAGATCCTTGGAAATGCATTCTTTGGAAATGCTGCCAATGATCCCCGCTCCGGAAACTGTGAGCCGGGAATCATTATGGTGGCCTATGACAAAAATAAAAATGGAAAACCGGACGACAACGAATGGTATGAGATTGCAGGCAGCGAATATTTTAAGAACGGAACAGTAAAAGATTACAGCATTACTTACTTCAAACCAGATGAAAGTAAAGTTCCGGTTCCGGGAAGTGAGGGTTGGCAAACCGATATAGAATACATCAAGTGGCAGGATAATCTTGGAAATACCGGATTTAAAACAAAAAATACATTCCATGCACAAAGTTACTATCCATTATGGTTTACAGATACTTCCTACGGTTTTAGAGGAACCAGACTTAAAGATAATTTTTACGATCAGAGCGGAACAGGAACGTATTGGGTAGGGAAGTCTTATGATTTCGGGTATGCAGATAATGCTCCCAATAATGATGAAGCCTCCAATATTGATATTTCATGGGCCGTAGACCAAAACGGAAAATATGTAAAACTTCCGGGAATCGATTTTGTGAGAGTTCATACAGGGATTAATCAGGAAGCCGGATGGCTGGGTGAAGTATCTACAGAAGTTGCTGGTGCTTACGATTTACATTTTAGAAATAATTAA